One genomic segment of Amycolatopsis granulosa includes these proteins:
- the cofC gene encoding 2-phospho-L-lactate guanylyltransferase encodes MPEPVEISGLIVPMKQPTVGKSRLRGAVDERDHAALVLALAWDTLAAATAAGVRRVLVVAADPAAVAGLRRPGVEIVGEDGPGDLNSALRQGEALLRERDPAAVVGAVQADLPALRPAELAAAFAEAAGRRAFTADAEGTGTTLLLSAAGGPLDPRFGPGSAAAHAASGAVALGLAAPSLRRDVDTPADLARAGELGVGERTRAVLRAREVA; translated from the coding sequence GTGCCCGAACCCGTCGAAATCTCCGGCCTGATCGTGCCCATGAAGCAGCCCACCGTGGGCAAGTCCCGCCTGCGCGGCGCCGTCGACGAGCGCGACCACGCGGCGCTGGTGCTGGCCCTGGCCTGGGACACCCTGGCCGCGGCGACGGCGGCGGGAGTGCGGCGGGTGCTCGTGGTGGCCGCCGACCCGGCCGCGGTGGCCGGGCTGCGCCGTCCCGGCGTGGAGATCGTCGGCGAGGACGGACCCGGCGATCTGAACTCGGCACTGCGGCAGGGCGAGGCGCTGCTGCGCGAGCGGGACCCGGCAGCCGTCGTCGGGGCGGTGCAGGCCGATCTGCCCGCACTTCGCCCCGCGGAGCTGGCCGCCGCGTTCGCCGAAGCGGCCGGGCGCCGCGCGTTCACCGCGGACGCCGAGGGCACCGGCACGACCCTGTTGCTCTCCGCCGCCGGCGGTCCGCTGGATCCGCGCTTCGGTCCCGGCTCGGCCGCGGCGCACGCGGCGTCCGGTGCGGTGGCGCTGGGGCTGGCGGCGCCGAGCCTGCGCCGCGACGTGGACACCCCGGCCGACCTGGCGCGGGCGGGTGAGCTCGGTGTGGGCGAGCGCACCCGGGCGGTGCTGCGTGCCCGGGAGGTGGCGTGA
- a CDS encoding cysteine dioxygenase: MFAVPDNTVALAEKPVLRHPVRVALEFAADRDRWRRLLRYDPDKRFSALVEARDDDEIWLLGWLPGQQTDLHDHGVSTGAFTVVTGRLSETVARRGVTEVHRLSAGQSRVFGPGYVHQVRNDGPDPAISVHVYRTGGRVMRPYHLDPISGPVLD; this comes from the coding sequence ATGTTCGCCGTTCCGGACAACACCGTTGCCCTGGCCGAGAAGCCCGTCCTGCGCCACCCGGTGCGCGTCGCGCTCGAATTCGCCGCCGACCGCGACCGCTGGCGCCGGCTGCTGCGCTACGACCCGGACAAGCGGTTCTCCGCGCTCGTCGAGGCGCGTGACGATGACGAGATCTGGCTGCTGGGCTGGCTACCCGGCCAGCAGACCGACCTGCACGACCACGGCGTATCGACGGGCGCGTTCACCGTCGTCACCGGCCGGTTGTCCGAGACCGTCGCACGGCGCGGGGTCACCGAGGTGCACCGGTTGTCGGCCGGGCAGTCCCGCGTGTTCGGGCCCGGCTACGTGCACCAGGTGCGCAACGACGGCCCGGACCCGGCGATCAGCGTGCACGTCTACCGCACCGGCGGGCGGGTCATGCGGCCCTACCACCTGGACCCGATCAGCGGCCCGGTCCTCGACTGA
- a CDS encoding lysophospholipid acyltransferase family protein, translating to MAGREKGGFWVGAAAVLFYPVSWIGRRVYLGAERIPREGPALVVMNHVSHMDPAVDAVFIHRQKRVPRFLAKDSLARAPIFGKILVGAGSIPVYRGSAQAGDSLRAAHQALSEGKLVVIYPEGTITKDPAGWPKRSHTGVARLALDNDVPVIPVARWGTQQILDFYHKKVRLLPRTTVTHKVGEPVELSAYRGKPQTGPLLREVTELLMERVTGLLTDIRGEQPPARKPEVAD from the coding sequence TTGGCCGGTCGCGAGAAGGGCGGGTTCTGGGTCGGAGCCGCCGCCGTGCTGTTCTACCCGGTGAGCTGGATCGGCAGGCGCGTCTACCTCGGCGCCGAACGGATCCCGCGGGAGGGGCCCGCGCTGGTGGTGATGAACCACGTCTCGCACATGGACCCCGCCGTCGACGCCGTGTTCATCCACCGCCAGAAGCGCGTGCCGCGGTTCCTGGCCAAGGACAGCCTCGCCCGCGCCCCGATCTTCGGCAAGATCCTGGTCGGGGCCGGCAGCATCCCCGTCTACCGCGGTTCCGCCCAGGCGGGCGACAGCCTCCGCGCCGCGCACCAGGCCCTGTCCGAGGGCAAGCTCGTCGTCATCTACCCCGAGGGCACCATCACCAAGGACCCGGCGGGCTGGCCGAAGCGGTCGCACACCGGGGTGGCGCGGCTGGCGCTGGACAACGACGTGCCGGTGATCCCGGTGGCGCGCTGGGGCACCCAGCAGATCCTGGACTTCTACCACAAGAAGGTGCGGTTGCTGCCGCGCACGACCGTGACCCACAAGGTCGGCGAGCCGGTCGAGCTGTCCGCCTACCGCGGCAAGCCGCAGACCGGACCGCTGCTGCGGGAGGTGACGGAACTGCTCATGGAACGGGTCACCGGGCTGCTGACCGACATCCGGGGCGAACAGCCCCCGGCGCGCAAGCCCGAGGTGGCGGACTGA
- a CDS encoding pyridoxamine 5'-phosphate oxidase family protein yields the protein MTLLSPTPRSTLTRKKDRAATDRERLYEVLDEGLICHLGLVLDGSPVVLPTGYGRDGDTLYFHGSTGSGNVRAAATGIDVCVTVTLLDGLVYARSLNNHSMNYRSAVVHGRARPVTGEEKVHGLRALTEHLTPGSWDHARAVNAKELASVAVLALDLEEASVKIRAGEPVDDPEDMDSHHIWAGVVPVRTTFGEPIPADYLPAGAPVPPHVRSRHR from the coding sequence ATGACCCTTCTCTCGCCGACCCCGCGCAGCACCCTGACCCGGAAGAAGGACCGGGCAGCCACCGATCGCGAGCGCCTGTACGAGGTGCTCGACGAGGGACTGATCTGCCACCTCGGGCTCGTGCTCGACGGCTCCCCCGTCGTGCTGCCGACCGGGTACGGCCGCGACGGCGACACGCTGTACTTCCACGGTTCGACCGGCTCCGGGAACGTCCGCGCCGCGGCGACCGGCATCGACGTGTGCGTCACGGTCACGCTCCTCGACGGTCTCGTCTACGCGCGCTCGCTCAACAACCACTCGATGAACTACCGCAGCGCGGTGGTGCACGGCAGGGCGCGCCCGGTGACCGGCGAGGAGAAGGTGCACGGGTTGCGGGCGCTGACCGAACACCTGACCCCGGGTTCGTGGGACCACGCGCGCGCGGTCAACGCGAAGGAACTCGCGTCGGTGGCCGTGCTGGCGCTGGATCTGGAGGAAGCGTCGGTGAAGATCCGCGCGGGCGAGCCGGTCGACGACCCGGAAGACATGGACAGCCACCACATCTGGGCCGGCGTGGTTCCGGTCCGGACCACCTTCGGCGAGCCGATCCCGGCGGACTACCTGCCCGCCGGGGCGCCGGTGCCGCCGCACGTGCGGTCACGCCACCGGTAG
- a CDS encoding NAD(P)H-dependent glycerol-3-phosphate dehydrogenase gives MVQRITVLGAGSWGTAFAKVLADAGRDVTMWARRAEVAGEIRDKHTNSGYLPDITLPGSLTATPDPAEALAGAEAVVLAVPSQSLRGNLSGWRELLPRGAILVSLAKGVELGTLKRMSEVIAEITAVSGDEIVVVSGPNLAREIAQGQPAAAVLACSDHDRAVAIQQASFNSYFRPYTNTDVVGCEVGGAAKNVIALSCGMAVGMGLGANTTATLITRGLAEMARLGTKLGADPLTFAGLAGVGDLVATCSSPLSRNRTFGERLGRGETLEQAQRATGGQVAEGVMSCTSIRELARKHGVDMPITDAMHRVCHEGADPRRVGAELLGRRQKHEWS, from the coding sequence ATGGTGCAGCGCATCACCGTGCTCGGTGCGGGGTCCTGGGGCACCGCGTTCGCGAAGGTGCTCGCCGACGCCGGCCGGGACGTGACCATGTGGGCCCGGCGCGCAGAGGTCGCCGGGGAGATCCGCGACAAGCACACCAACAGCGGCTACCTGCCGGACATCACGCTGCCCGGCAGTCTCACCGCGACACCCGATCCGGCGGAGGCGCTGGCCGGCGCGGAGGCGGTCGTGCTGGCCGTGCCGAGCCAGAGCCTGCGCGGGAACCTGTCGGGCTGGCGGGAGCTGTTGCCGCGCGGCGCGATCCTGGTCAGCCTCGCCAAGGGCGTCGAACTCGGCACGCTGAAGCGGATGAGCGAGGTGATCGCCGAGATCACCGCGGTGTCCGGGGACGAGATCGTCGTGGTGTCCGGGCCGAACCTGGCGCGCGAGATCGCGCAGGGGCAGCCCGCTGCGGCGGTGCTCGCGTGCAGTGACCACGACCGCGCGGTGGCGATCCAGCAGGCGAGCTTCAACTCCTACTTCCGGCCCTACACCAACACCGACGTCGTGGGCTGCGAGGTCGGCGGCGCCGCCAAGAACGTCATCGCGCTGAGCTGTGGCATGGCTGTCGGCATGGGGCTGGGCGCCAACACGACGGCCACCCTCATCACGCGCGGGCTGGCGGAGATGGCGCGGCTGGGCACGAAGCTGGGTGCCGATCCGCTCACGTTCGCCGGGCTCGCCGGTGTCGGCGATCTGGTGGCGACCTGTTCGTCGCCGTTGTCGCGCAACCGCACCTTCGGCGAACGGCTCGGCCGGGGCGAGACGCTGGAACAGGCGCAGCGGGCCACCGGCGGTCAGGTCGCCGAGGGCGTGATGTCGTGCACCTCGATCCGGGAACTGGCCCGCAAGCACGGTGTCGACATGCCGATCACGGATGCGATGCACCGCGTGTGCCACGAGGGCGCGGACCCGCGCCGGGTCGGCGCCGAGCTGCTCGGCCGCCGTCAGAAACACGAGTGGTCCTAG
- a CDS encoding aminotransferase class I/II-fold pyridoxal phosphate-dependent enzyme yields the protein MSQPAALPVTLDREATTPLAVQLADALRDAAAAGHLRGGDRLPSTRALAARLGVSRTVTSAAYEQLHAEGWITGRHGSGTYVTTSPPGDRPVHPVVPGEAAEPDELLDLTPGTPWAAGIDRAAWRRAWRAAADSPPLIRAHRAGLPEYRAAIAEHLLRHRGLAVGTDSVLATGGTTAAVFELAGAVFRAGDTVAVEEPGYQRAVEAFLSAGLKVVGVPVDGEGLRTDAIPAGVRGVYCSPAHQYPMGSRLNAARRVELVERARAENMLIIEDDYDGELRFDVAPLPLLAALAPDVVVHLGTTSKILTPTLGAGWMVAPGAVASSVLGHRDRTGTRPSPAGQRVLVELARHGDLGRHLRKLRRELSERRVMLVSALRQGGVPVLGDDAGAHLVVPFASARLERECLAAGRARGIRLDGLARHFAGPPTAFGLAIGYAGCSRAALGGALDTLMGLLRRSDGARAR from the coding sequence GTGTCCCAGCCCGCGGCACTGCCCGTCACCCTTGACCGCGAGGCCACGACCCCGCTGGCCGTGCAGCTCGCGGACGCCCTGCGCGACGCCGCTGCGGCCGGTCACCTGCGCGGCGGCGACCGGCTGCCGTCCACCCGGGCGCTGGCCGCGCGGCTGGGCGTCAGCCGCACGGTGACCTCGGCGGCGTACGAGCAGCTGCACGCCGAAGGCTGGATCACCGGCCGGCACGGATCCGGCACCTACGTCACCACCTCACCACCCGGCGACCGCCCCGTCCACCCGGTGGTGCCGGGTGAGGCCGCGGAGCCGGACGAGCTGCTCGACCTCACCCCGGGCACGCCGTGGGCGGCGGGCATCGACCGCGCCGCCTGGCGCCGCGCGTGGCGGGCGGCCGCGGACAGTCCGCCGCTGATCCGCGCGCACCGCGCCGGTCTGCCGGAGTACCGGGCGGCGATCGCCGAGCACCTGCTGCGGCACCGCGGGCTGGCCGTCGGCACCGACTCGGTGCTGGCCACCGGCGGCACCACGGCGGCGGTGTTCGAGCTGGCCGGGGCGGTGTTCCGGGCGGGCGACACGGTCGCGGTCGAGGAACCGGGCTACCAGCGCGCGGTGGAGGCGTTCCTGAGCGCGGGACTGAAGGTCGTCGGCGTCCCGGTCGACGGCGAGGGCCTGCGCACCGACGCGATCCCGGCCGGCGTGCGCGGGGTCTACTGCTCGCCCGCGCACCAGTACCCGATGGGCTCGCGGCTCAACGCGGCCCGCCGGGTCGAGCTCGTCGAGCGCGCCCGGGCCGAGAACATGCTCATCATCGAGGACGATTACGACGGCGAGCTGCGCTTCGACGTCGCCCCGCTGCCGCTGCTCGCCGCCCTCGCCCCGGACGTCGTGGTGCACCTGGGCACCACGAGCAAGATCCTCACCCCCACCCTCGGCGCGGGCTGGATGGTTGCGCCCGGAGCCGTTGCCTCGTCGGTGCTGGGACACCGCGACCGCACCGGGACGCGGCCCTCCCCGGCCGGTCAGCGGGTGCTGGTCGAGCTGGCGCGCCACGGCGATCTGGGGCGCCACCTGCGGAAACTGCGGCGCGAGCTGTCCGAGCGGCGGGTGATGCTGGTCTCGGCGCTGCGACAGGGCGGCGTCCCGGTGCTGGGAGACGACGCGGGCGCGCACCTGGTTGTGCCGTTCGCCTCGGCCCGGCTGGAGCGGGAGTGCCTGGCGGCCGGGCGGGCGCGGGGGATCCGCCTGGACGGGCTGGCCCGGCACTTCGCGGGCCCGCCCACGGCCTTCGGGCTGGCGATCGGGTACGCCGGGTGTTCCCGCGCCGCGCTCGGCGGTGCGCTGGACACGCTCATGGGTTTACTGCGGCGATCGGACGGGGCAAGAGCCCGGTAG